The following are encoded in a window of Panicum virgatum strain AP13 chromosome 5N, P.virgatum_v5, whole genome shotgun sequence genomic DNA:
- the LOC120674415 gene encoding CBS domain-containing protein CBSX6-like: protein MAAVFFHHVVGDLTVGKPEVAELHDTDTLDDAARAIASSPEGAVPVWRPRATPDDPPSGARFIGMISALDIAAFVAAAGIGDRAMRAVVGEVVQPNPGLLREIDPGTRLIDALELMRHGVKRFLVRKSGSWKGITKRFSVLYNGKWLKNMESTSPNAASSSRQLSSSMGLADKFCCLSREDVLRFLIGCLGALAPIPLTQISSLGVINPQYCYVEASAPAMEAIEKIPQDPCAVAVVETMPDGTRKILGDISTYKLWKCDYVSAAWALANLSAGQFVIGADENAAMSMSVLPEPPVSPSSPVEEISPGRSPRAKKFSSRSIGFQANQMSAWRMRSSFHRGRSTPLTCKSTSTLAAVMAQMLSHRATHVWVTDAESEEDGVLVGVVGYTDIFNAATRSTCSSPTTS from the exons ATGGCCGCCGTCTTCTTCCACCACGTCGTCGGCGACCTCACCGTCGGCAAGCCGGAGGTCGCGGAGCTCCACGACACCGACACGCTCGATGACGCCGCGCGCGCCATCGCTTCCAGCCCCGAGGGCGCCGTGCCGGTCTGGCGCCCGCGGGCCACGCCCGACGACCCGCCGTCCGGGGCCAGGTTCATCGGGATGATCTCCGCGCTCGACATCGCCGCGTTCGTGGCCGCCGCAGGGATCGGGGACCGGGCCATGCGAGCGGTCGTCGGCGAGGTCGTTCAGCCCAATCCCGGGCTGCTCAGGGAGATCGATCCGGGTACCAG GCTGATTGATGCACTGGAGCTCATGAGGCATGGAGTGAAGCGCTTCCTTGTTCGCAAGAGTGGGAGCTGGAAAGGCATTACCAAGAGGTTTTCAGTGCTTTATAATGGCAAGTGGCTGAAGAATATGGAATCAACTTCTCCAAatgcagccagcagcagcagacagcTGTCCTCATCTATGGGTTTAGCAGACAAGTTTTGCTGCCTTTCAAGGGAAGATGTTCTCCGGTTTCTAATTGGATGCCTTGGAGCTCTTGCGCCCATCCCACTGACTCAGATATCTTCCCTCGGAGTCATCAATCCACAATATTGTTATGTAGAAGCATCTGCGCCTGCCATGGAAGCAATTGAGAAGATCCCGCAGGACCCATGCGCCGTTGCTGTAGTGGAAACGATGCCAGATGGAACTCGTAAGATACTAGGCGACATATCTACTTACAAACTGTGGAAATGTGACTATGTTTCAGCAGCATGGGCGCTGGCAAACCTGTCAGCCGGGCAGTTTGTCATTGGCGCTGATGAGAATGCAGCGATGTCCATGTCTGTCCTCCCGGAGCCTCCTGTCAGCCCATCATCACCAGTGGAAGAAATCAGTCCTGGGCGCTCACCCAGGGCGAAGAAGTTCAGCAGCAGGAGCATCGGTTTCCAGGCGAACCAGATGTCGGCGTGGCGGATGCGGAGCTCGTTCCACCGGGGCAGGAGCACGCCACTGACCTGCAAGAGCACGAGCACCCTCGCGGCGGTCATGGCACAGATGCTGTCTCACCGGGCCACGCACGTTTGGGTGACGGATGCAGAGTCGGAGGAGGACGGCGTTCTCGTCGGCGTGGTGGGCTATACCGATATCTTCAATGCCGCCACCCGGAGCACCTGCTCCAGCCCGACAACTTCTTGA